The following coding sequences are from one Musa acuminata AAA Group cultivar baxijiao chromosome BXJ2-4, Cavendish_Baxijiao_AAA, whole genome shotgun sequence window:
- the LOC135584962 gene encoding large ribosomal subunit protein uL23-like: MAPPAKATSKKADDKAQALKAAKAVKSGSATLKKAKKIRTSVTFHRPKTLSKARNPKYPRISAPPRNKLDHYQILMYPLTTESAMKKIEDNNTLVFIVDIRADKKKIKGAVKKMYDIQAKKVNTLIRPDGTKKAYVRLTPDYDALDVANKIGII, encoded by the exons ATGGCTCCACCTGCAAAAG CTACCTCCAAGAAGGCTGATGACAAAGCGCAGGCTTTGAAGGCTGCCAAGGCTGTGAAGTCAGGATCAGCCACCTTGAAGAAGGCAAAGAAGATTAGGACCTCTGTTACTTTTCACCGGCCAAAGACACTTTCAAAGGCGAGAAATCCGAAGTATCCTAGAATTAGTGCTCCACCAAGGAACAAACTGGATCACTATCAAATCCTCATGTATCCCCTGACCACCGAGTCTGCAATGAAGAAGATTGAAGACAATAACACACTAGTCTTCATTGTCGATATTCGAGCTGACAAGAAGAAGATCAAAGGAGCTGTCAAAAAGATGTATGACATTCAGGCAAAGAAAGTGAATACTCTGATCAG GCCTGATGGAACTAAGAAGGCTTATGTGAGATTGACGCCTGACTATGATGCTCTGGATGTTGCAAACAAAATCGGCATCATTTAA
- the LOC103983026 gene encoding beta-galactosidase 6-like: MAAHPTLPSPVSTSLLLLLLLLLSCCSELCAAATVSYDHRAVVIDGKRRVLISGSIHYPRSTPEMWPDLIQKSKDGGLDVIETYVFWNLHEPVQGQYDFGGRKDLVKFIKTVAAAGLYVHLRIGPYVCAEWNYGGFPVWLHFIPNIKFRIDNDPFKNEMQKFTTKIVDMMKQEMLFASQGGPIILSQIENEYGNVEQYYGPTAKSYIDWAASMATSLNVSVPWVMCQQDNAPDPIINTCNGFYCDNFKPNSDKKPKMWTENWSGWFLSFGGGVPYRPVEDLAFAVARFFQRGGTFQNYYMYHGGTNFGRTSGGPFIATSYDYDSPIDEYGLLRQPKWGHLRDLHIVIKQCEEALVATDPTYTSLGKNLEAHVYRTSSGRCAAFLANIDDQSDATVTFNGKPFHLPAWSVSILPDCQNVAFNTAKINSQTTVLEMKYTKTYDQAADESTGSSEISESEWKFFTEPIGSINSTFKNVGLLEQINTTADSSDYLWYSISIDVIGNEPFLFNGTQTTLHVDSLGHVLHVFVNGKLSASNQGSNADASFKLENVITLSSGQNRIDLLSATVGLKNYGQFFDLKGAGITGVILKNQNATRDLSSSQWTYQIGLKGEQLALHDNTQNSTWMSLSSLPKNQPLTWYMTYFDAPEHDDPVAIDFTGMGKGEAWVNGHSIGRYWPTYTSPPSGCVQSCDYRGPFSGSKCVRNCGQPSQSLYHVPRSLIQQGKTNRLVLFEEVGGDPTLVSFALREARSLCAHVSQSHPPPVDAVNTAQKKGAVLHLECPHSDRVISSVKFASFGTPHGTCGSYSHGNCSSTTALAILQQACIGVRSCDVKVSTEVFGDPCRDVVKSLAVEASCS; this comes from the exons ATGTGGCCGGACCTCATCCAGAAGTCCAAGGATGGCGGCCTCGACGTCATCGAGACCTACGTCTTCTGGAACCTCCATGAACCCGTGCAGGGCCAG TACGATTTTGGAGGGCGGAAGGACTTGGTGAAGTTCATTAAGACGGTGGCGGCCGCCGGCCTCTATGTTCATCTCAGGATCGGGCCTTATGTCTGCGCGGAGTGGAACTACGG AGGGTTTCCTGTGTGGTTGCACTTCATCCCAAATATCAAGTTCAGGATTGACAATGATCCCTTCAAG AACGAGATGCAAAAGTTCACGACAAAGATTGTGGACATGATGAAGCAGGAAATGCTGTTTGCATCCCAAGGTGGACCCATCATTCTGTCTCAG ATTGAGAATGAGTATGGCAATGTTGAGCAATATTATGGTCCGACGGCCAAGTCTTATATTGATTGGGCTGCATCCATGGCTACTTCCTTGAATGTGAGCGTGCCATGGGTGATGTGCCAACAGGATAATGCCCCTGACCCCATT ATCAACACTTGCAATGGATTTTACTGTGACAATTTTAAGCCCAACTCTGACAAGAAACCGAAGATGTGGACAGAGAATTGGAGTGGATG GTTCCTTTCTTTTGGTGGTGGAGTGCCTTACAGACCAGTTGAAGACCTTGCATTTGCTGTAGCCAGGTTCTTCCAACGTGGTGGTACCTTCCAAAACTATTACATG TACCATGGTGGAACCAATTTTGGCCGCACTTCTGGTGGACCATTTATTGCTACAAGCTATGATTATGATTCTCCCATTGATGAATATG GACTTCTTCGGCAGCCAAAATGGGGCCACCTGAGAGATCTGCACATAGTCATAAAGCAGTGTGAAGAAGCATTGGTGGCAACCGATCCAACatacacttctcttggcaaaaatTTAGAG GCCCATGTTTATAGGACATCATCAGGGAGATGTGCGGCTTTTCTTGCCAACATAGATGACCAGTCTGATGCAACTGTTACTTTCAATGGCAAACCATTCCATTTACCTGCATGGTCTGTGAGCATCCTTCCTGACTGCCAAAATGTTGCATTCAATACTGCAAAG ATAAATTCCCAGACAACTGTTTTGGAGATGAAATACACCAAAACTTATGATCAGGCTGCAGATGAATCCACTGGTTCCTCTGAAATATCTGAATCAGAATGGAAATTCTTCACAGAACCTATTGGTTCCATCAACTCTACTTTCAAAAATGTTGGATTGCTTGAGCAGATAAATACTACTGCTGATTCCAGTGACTACTTGTGGTATTCAATAAG CATTGATGTCATAGGAAACGAACCATTTCTTTTCAATGGCACTCAGACTACTCTGCATGTGGACTCACTCGGTCATGTCCTCCATGTTTTTGTCAATGGCAAATTATCAG CAAGTAATCAAGGCAGCAATGCTGATGCGAGTTTTAAACTGGAGAACGTTATCACACTTTCATCAGGACAGAACAGAATTGATCTTTTAAGTGCGACCGTAGGCCTTAAG AACTATGGTCAATTTTTTGATCTAAAGGGTGCTGGAATCACTGGTGTGATCCTGAAGAACCAAAATGCCACAAGAGATCTTTCTTCATCCCAGTGGACTTATCAG ATTGGACTCAAAGGTGAACAGCTGGCATTGCATGACAACACACAAAATTCAACATGGATGTCACTATCTTCCTTGCCGAAAAATCAGCCACTGACATGGTACATG ACGTACTTTGATGCCCCTGAGCACGATGACCCTGTTGCAATAGACTTCACCGGAATGGGGAAGGGCGAGGCATGGGTGAATGGCCACAGCATCGGCCGGTACTGGCCGACGTATACCTCTCCACCGAGCGGCTGTGTCCAATCATGCGACTACAGAGGACCGTTCAGCGGGAGCAAGTGCGTCAGGAACTGTGGACAGCCATCTCAGTCACT GTACCATGTTCCTCGCTCGCTGATCCAACAAGGCAAAACGAATAGACTGGTTCTTTTCGAGGAAGTGGGTGGAGATCCGACTCTGGTGTCCTTCGCTTTGAGGGAGGCGAGAAGCTTGTGTGCACACGTCTCTCAGTCGCACCCTCCACCTGTGGATGCTGTGAACACTGCACAGAAAAAGGGCGCAGTGCTCCATCTCGAATGTCCTCACTCCGATCGTGTCATTTCCTCGGTGAAGTTTGCGAGCTTTGGGACTCCACACGGAACTTGTGGGAGTTACAGCCATGGCAATTGCAGCAGCACCACTGCCCTTGCCATTCTGCAGCAG GCATGCATTGGCGTCAGGAGCTGCGACGTGAAGGTCTCGACCGAGGTGTTTGGCGATCCGTGCAGGGACGTCGTCAAGAGCCTTGCGGTGGAAGCATCGTGCTCGTGA